A genomic segment from Alteribacillus bidgolensis encodes:
- the scpA gene encoding methylmalonyl-CoA mutase: MTTPDFTKIHYNDVLASHDLSKWEEEVQAKTGKNAEDLASPTVENIALKPLYTKEDTKGLPHTNYVSGIAPFLRGPYPAMYKTRPWTVRQYAGYSTAEESNAFYRRNLAAGQKGLSIAFDLATHRGYDSDHPRVVGDVGKAGVAVDSILDMKVLFDGIPLDQMSVSMTMNGAVLPVMAFYIVAAEEQGVKQEQLTGTIQNDILKEYMVRNTYIYPPEMSMRIIADIFAYTSENMPKFNSISISGYHMQEAGATADLELGYTLADGLEYVRTGLKAGLDIDQFAPRLSFFWAIGMNHFMEIAKMRAARLLWARLMKPFNPKNAKSMALRTHSQTSGWSLTEQDPYNNVVRTCLEAMAAAMGHTQSLHTNALDEAIALPTDFSARIARNTQLYLQEETGITNVVDPWGGSYYVETLTAELVKKAWEHIEEIDEAGGMTKAIETGLPKMRIEEAAARRQAHIDSGRETVVGINKYRLEKEDPLDILDIDNSAVRQSQMERLKRLRTERNEEKVKEMVHALTKAAEDGKENLLKLAVDAARARASLGEISNAIEKVSGRHQAVTRSISGVYSAEFGEEELMDDVRQLTDEFAEAEGRRPRIMIAKMGQDGHDRGAKVISTAFADLGFDVDIGPLFQTPEEAAIQAVENDVHILGMSSLAAGHKTLLPQVVEELKKLGREDIVVIIGGVIPAQDYEELKEKGAAAIFGPGTVIPAAAKQVMEEVNKRLEEED, translated from the coding sequence ATGACAACTCCGGATTTTACAAAAATTCATTATAACGACGTGCTTGCTTCTCATGATCTTTCGAAATGGGAGGAAGAAGTACAAGCAAAAACGGGTAAAAATGCTGAAGACCTGGCTTCTCCAACAGTAGAGAATATAGCGCTGAAGCCGCTTTATACAAAAGAGGATACAAAAGGCCTTCCGCATACAAACTATGTCTCTGGTATTGCTCCCTTTTTAAGAGGACCTTATCCTGCCATGTATAAAACAAGGCCCTGGACAGTAAGGCAGTATGCAGGTTATTCAACAGCAGAAGAATCCAACGCATTTTACCGCCGCAATCTAGCCGCTGGTCAAAAAGGACTCTCTATCGCCTTTGACCTTGCCACGCACCGCGGTTATGATTCAGATCATCCCCGTGTAGTCGGAGATGTCGGAAAGGCTGGTGTTGCTGTCGATTCCATTCTTGATATGAAAGTACTGTTTGACGGTATTCCGCTCGATCAAATGTCTGTATCCATGACAATGAACGGCGCCGTTTTACCGGTAATGGCCTTTTATATCGTTGCAGCAGAAGAGCAAGGGGTAAAACAAGAACAGCTGACCGGCACGATTCAAAATGATATTTTAAAAGAATACATGGTTCGTAATACGTACATTTACCCGCCGGAAATGTCAATGCGCATCATTGCTGACATTTTTGCTTATACGTCAGAAAACATGCCAAAGTTTAACAGCATTTCGATTTCGGGTTATCATATGCAGGAAGCTGGGGCTACTGCTGACCTTGAGCTTGGTTATACGCTTGCAGATGGATTGGAATACGTCCGCACAGGTTTGAAAGCAGGCCTTGATATTGATCAGTTTGCACCTAGACTTTCGTTTTTCTGGGCAATTGGAATGAATCACTTTATGGAAATAGCGAAGATGCGGGCAGCCAGGCTGCTGTGGGCCCGCTTAATGAAACCTTTTAACCCGAAAAATGCAAAGTCGATGGCACTGCGTACGCACTCTCAAACCTCGGGCTGGAGTTTAACGGAGCAAGATCCATACAACAATGTCGTAAGGACATGTCTCGAGGCAATGGCAGCCGCTATGGGGCATACCCAATCGCTTCATACAAATGCACTTGATGAAGCAATCGCTCTGCCTACGGATTTTTCAGCGAGGATTGCAAGAAATACGCAGCTTTACCTTCAGGAAGAAACAGGCATTACAAACGTAGTAGACCCATGGGGCGGATCATACTATGTGGAAACGTTAACGGCCGAACTTGTTAAGAAAGCCTGGGAGCATATTGAAGAGATTGATGAAGCTGGCGGTATGACAAAAGCGATCGAAACAGGCCTTCCTAAAATGAGAATCGAAGAAGCAGCTGCCCGCCGCCAGGCTCACATTGACTCTGGCAGGGAAACGGTTGTCGGTATTAATAAATATCGTTTAGAAAAAGAAGACCCGCTTGATATTTTAGATATTGATAATTCAGCCGTACGCCAATCGCAAATGGAACGTCTTAAGAGGCTGCGTACTGAACGGAATGAAGAAAAAGTAAAAGAAATGGTACACGCGTTGACAAAAGCGGCAGAAGATGGCAAAGAAAATTTATTAAAACTGGCTGTAGATGCTGCTAGAGCAAGAGCAAGCCTTGGAGAAATTTCAAATGCCATCGAAAAAGTTTCTGGAAGACATCAGGCTGTGACACGCTCGATCAGCGGAGTGTACAGTGCGGAATTTGGAGAGGAAGAATTAATGGACGACGTAAGACAGTTAACCGATGAATTCGCCGAAGCAGAAGGCAGACGACCACGTATTATGATCGCTAAAATGGGTCAGGACGGCCATGACCGCGGGGCGAAGGTTATTTCAACTGCCTTTGCTGATCTTGGTTTTGACGTGGACATCGGTCCGCTTTTCCAAACGCCGGAAGAAGCTGCGATCCAAGCGGTCGAAAATGATGTTCATATTCTCGGGATGAGTTCGCTTGCAGCAGGGCATAAAACACTGCTTCCTCAAGTAGTAGAAGAGTTGAAAAAGTTGGGAAGAGAAGATATTGTCGTCATTATAGGCGGTGTGATACCGGCGCAGGATTATGAAGAATTAAAAGAAAAAGGAGCAGCCGCTATTTTTGGGCCAGGTACCGTAATCCCTGCCGCAGCAAAGCAAGTAATGGAAGAAGTAAATAAACGATTAGAAGAAGAGGATTAA